Proteins co-encoded in one Cupriavidus nantongensis genomic window:
- the rluB gene encoding 23S rRNA pseudouridine(2605) synthase RluB, whose amino-acid sequence MQHPIVNILSDSVEQDARHAGASADTGAAEPGTGSDAAPRRKGLRRGLRNLVASRRQAAQDRAEGAEGAGAAGQGDAGEAVAAASAGAAGAGRGGQRGRGKRKTGQGEAAQGGSKADKIDRAARAEGVDKPEQPARKRKQGQRGGKPAQTGETQGAGARQQGRRKDGGKPQAARKGQGGADKAAASSEDLFRFVISEQYDSEDTVIPRTKAKPVRELSADDDAPKLHKVLAEGGLGSRREMEELILQGRVSVNGLPAHIGQRILPADQVRVNGKLIHRKVSTKPPRVLLYHKPAGEIVSQSDPEGRPTVFDNLPRIKTGKWVAVGRLDFNTEGLLIFTTSGDIANRFMHPRYGVEREYAVRTLGELAEADRQRLLHGIKLDDGEANFLRIADGGGEGANHWYHVALTEGRNREVRRMFEAVGLTVSRLIRTRYGQFLLPRGLKRGRWQEVEPNDVKTLMTSVGLKVPGKGEQAPKGATKVGGRKQRTEAAIAGMPMHTGMDGLPRFEQGGPRGGSGGGGRSSQPDPMKTSMGYISHGPTLLTSHAANLGGGRGAGARQGRGAGMGMGGARGQAGQGQGKARRGGEPNGNVMPKAAKSGGNRSQRGGGGNRGGNRGGNR is encoded by the coding sequence ATGCAACATCCGATAGTGAATATCTTGTCTGATTCCGTTGAGCAAGACGCCCGCCATGCGGGCGCATCCGCCGACACCGGCGCCGCAGAACCCGGAACGGGCAGCGACGCCGCGCCCCGCCGCAAGGGGCTGCGCCGCGGTCTGAGAAACCTGGTGGCATCCCGCCGCCAGGCCGCGCAGGACCGCGCCGAGGGTGCCGAAGGCGCCGGCGCGGCCGGCCAGGGCGATGCCGGCGAGGCGGTTGCCGCCGCCAGCGCGGGCGCCGCCGGTGCCGGGCGCGGCGGCCAGCGCGGCCGCGGCAAGCGCAAGACGGGCCAGGGTGAGGCTGCGCAGGGCGGCAGCAAGGCAGACAAGATCGACCGCGCGGCCCGCGCCGAAGGCGTCGACAAGCCGGAGCAGCCGGCGCGCAAGCGCAAGCAGGGCCAGCGCGGCGGCAAGCCTGCGCAGACCGGCGAAACCCAGGGCGCCGGTGCGCGCCAGCAGGGCCGGCGCAAGGATGGCGGCAAGCCGCAGGCCGCGCGCAAGGGCCAGGGCGGTGCCGACAAGGCCGCGGCGAGCAGCGAAGACCTGTTCCGCTTCGTCATTTCCGAGCAGTACGACAGCGAAGACACCGTCATCCCGCGCACCAAGGCCAAGCCGGTGCGCGAGCTGTCCGCCGATGACGATGCGCCCAAGCTGCACAAGGTGCTGGCCGAGGGCGGCCTGGGCTCGCGCCGCGAGATGGAAGAGCTGATCCTGCAGGGCCGGGTCTCGGTCAACGGGCTGCCTGCCCATATCGGCCAGCGCATCCTGCCGGCCGACCAGGTCCGCGTGAACGGCAAGCTGATCCACCGCAAGGTATCGACCAAGCCGCCGCGCGTTCTGCTGTATCACAAGCCTGCCGGCGAGATCGTCAGCCAGTCCGATCCGGAAGGCCGTCCGACCGTGTTCGACAACCTGCCGCGCATCAAGACCGGCAAATGGGTCGCGGTGGGCCGGCTGGACTTCAACACCGAAGGCCTGCTGATCTTTACTACCTCGGGCGACATTGCCAACCGCTTCATGCATCCGCGCTACGGCGTCGAGCGCGAATACGCGGTGCGCACGCTGGGCGAGCTGGCCGAGGCCGACCGCCAGCGCCTGCTGCACGGCATCAAGCTGGATGACGGCGAGGCCAACTTCCTGCGCATCGCCGATGGTGGTGGCGAAGGCGCCAACCATTGGTACCACGTGGCCCTGACCGAAGGCCGCAACCGCGAAGTGCGCCGCATGTTCGAGGCGGTCGGCCTGACCGTGTCGCGCCTGATCCGCACCCGCTACGGCCAGTTCCTGCTGCCGCGCGGCCTCAAGCGCGGCCGCTGGCAGGAAGTGGAGCCGAATGACGTCAAGACGCTGATGACCAGCGTCGGCCTGAAGGTGCCCGGCAAGGGCGAGCAGGCGCCCAAGGGCGCGACCAAGGTGGGCGGGCGCAAGCAGCGCACCGAGGCGGCGATTGCCGGCATGCCGATGCATACCGGCATGGACGGCCTGCCGCGTTTCGAGCAGGGCGGTCCTCGTGGCGGTAGCGGTGGCGGCGGCCGCAGCAGCCAGCCGGATCCGATGAAGACGTCGATGGGCTATATCAGCCACGGGCCGACGCTGCTGACCTCGCACGCCGCCAACCTTGGCGGTGGCCGCGGCGCGGGTGCGCGCCAGGGGCGTGGCGCCGGCATGGGCATGGGCGGTGCCAGGGGCCAGGCTGGCCAGGGGCAGGGCAAGGCCCGCCGCGGCGGCGAGCCCAATGGCAACGTGATGCCGAAGGCAGCCAAGTCGGGCGGCAACCGTTCGCAGCGTGGCGGTGGCGGCAATCGCGGTGGCAACCGCGGCGGCAACCGTTAA
- the fnr gene encoding fumarate/nitrate reduction transcriptional regulator Fnr encodes MLTSIPITEMSPRCSTCAMGQLCLPVGMSQQDLAKIDTLVQERIRVHKGETLYRMGDPLTAVYAIRFGTLKTHVTTEDGRSQITGFHLPGEIVGLDGLGEMQHASDATALEDTEVCVVRMNDLQTLSSDLPSLQQQFLRLMGKEITHDQLMLVTLGSMRAEERLAAFLINLSERLSARGYSASEFVMRMSREEIGSYLGLKLETVSRLFSRFAEAGLIQIRQRHVKLIDIDGIKQLYSRSC; translated from the coding sequence TTGCTCACTTCCATCCCCATTACCGAGATGTCGCCCCGCTGCTCCACCTGTGCGATGGGACAGCTGTGCCTTCCGGTTGGCATGTCGCAGCAAGACCTTGCCAAGATCGACACGCTGGTGCAGGAACGCATCCGCGTGCACAAGGGGGAAACCCTTTACCGCATGGGCGACCCGCTCACCGCGGTCTACGCCATCCGCTTCGGTACGCTCAAGACGCATGTCACCACCGAAGACGGACGCTCGCAGATTACCGGCTTCCACCTGCCCGGCGAAATCGTCGGCCTCGACGGCCTGGGCGAGATGCAGCATGCATCCGATGCGACCGCGCTCGAAGACACCGAGGTATGCGTGGTCCGCATGAACGATCTGCAGACGCTGTCGTCCGACCTGCCTTCGCTGCAGCAGCAGTTCCTGCGCCTGATGGGCAAGGAAATCACGCACGACCAGTTGATGCTGGTCACGCTCGGCTCGATGCGCGCCGAGGAACGCCTCGCCGCCTTCCTGATCAACCTGTCGGAGCGGCTGTCGGCGCGCGGTTATTCGGCGTCCGAGTTCGTGATGCGCATGAGCCGCGAAGAGATCGGCAGCTACCTCGGGCTGAAGCTCGAGACCGTCAGCCGGCTGTTCTCGCGCTTTGCCGAGGCCGGGCTGATCCAGATCCGCCAGCGGCATGTCAAGCTGATCGACATCGACGGCATCAAGCAACTCTACAGCCGTAGCTGCTGA
- a CDS encoding sulfite exporter TauE/SafE family protein, whose product MTFGVLISVFLLALLGGVHCAAMCGGVALAVEQRRGKAAPIAVVRSRTAWLGELLVMHFGRISTYMLLGAALGAAGATAWKQDYLPVQRWLFGAGSLMLLWSGWRLLRGSPFTVAWLERLAARAGTALAGRLGGLAGALPAFVRARGGLARRYGVGLAWGLVPCGMVYGALTLALLAGNAGSGALVMGVFGLGTLPNLLVLSGLSGYLRLWSRRPGVRWGAGLAVMAFGGLGIARAVLLPHSLAEQGFCLVF is encoded by the coding sequence TTGACATTTGGAGTATTGATCAGCGTTTTCCTGCTCGCCCTGCTGGGCGGGGTGCATTGCGCCGCCATGTGCGGCGGGGTGGCGCTGGCCGTGGAGCAGCGGCGCGGCAAGGCAGCGCCGATTGCGGTGGTGCGCAGCCGGACTGCCTGGCTTGGCGAGTTATTGGTGATGCACTTTGGCCGGATCAGCACCTATATGCTGCTCGGTGCCGCGCTGGGCGCCGCCGGCGCCACGGCCTGGAAGCAGGATTACCTGCCGGTGCAGCGCTGGCTGTTCGGTGCCGGCAGCCTGATGCTGCTGTGGTCCGGATGGCGCCTGCTGCGTGGCAGTCCCTTTACCGTGGCCTGGCTGGAGCGGCTGGCGGCGCGTGCCGGCACGGCGCTGGCCGGCCGGCTCGGCGGCCTCGCCGGCGCGTTGCCGGCCTTCGTGCGGGCGCGCGGCGGGCTGGCCCGGCGTTATGGCGTGGGCCTGGCCTGGGGGCTGGTACCGTGCGGCATGGTCTACGGAGCCCTGACGCTGGCGCTGCTGGCAGGCAATGCCGGCTCGGGGGCGCTGGTGATGGGCGTGTTCGGGCTGGGCACGCTGCCGAACCTGCTGGTGCTGTCAGGGCTGTCCGGTTACCTGAGGCTGTGGTCGCGGCGACCGGGCGTGCGCTGGGGAGCGGGCCTTGCCGTGATGGCGTTTGGCGGTCTGGGCATCGCGCGAGCGGTGCTGCTGCCACATTCGCTGGCGGAACAGGGCTTTTGCCTGGTGTTTTGA
- the scpB gene encoding SMC-Scp complex subunit ScpB: protein MNTQEAKIVLETALICAQEPLRVNDLRRLFDDDVGADTIRVLLDELRQDWRPRGVELVALASGWRFQSRPEMREYLDRLNPEKPPKYSRAVMETLAIIAYRQPVTRGDIEEIRGVTVSTEVIKKLEDRSWIEVIGHRDVPGRPALYATTKAFLDDLGLRTLDELPPLEDAQAQAQAALLEQQAINFEDLAANKPASADEEAFAEPAPVGEGETAAPEDSANGFDAQPLPADAEAGAGDATEPAATPADGARDQLPDDGTPPHPSERVPN, encoded by the coding sequence ATGAATACCCAAGAGGCGAAGATCGTCCTCGAGACGGCGCTGATCTGCGCGCAGGAACCGTTGCGCGTCAACGATCTGCGCCGCCTGTTCGACGATGACGTCGGCGCAGACACCATCCGCGTGCTGCTGGACGAACTGCGCCAGGACTGGCGCCCGCGCGGCGTGGAGCTGGTGGCGCTGGCAAGCGGCTGGCGCTTCCAGAGCCGGCCCGAAATGCGGGAATACCTCGACCGCCTGAATCCGGAAAAACCGCCAAAATACTCGCGTGCGGTGATGGAGACCCTGGCGATCATCGCCTACCGCCAGCCGGTGACGCGCGGCGATATCGAGGAAATCCGCGGCGTGACGGTCAGCACGGAAGTGATCAAGAAGCTCGAGGACCGCAGCTGGATCGAGGTCATCGGCCATCGCGACGTGCCGGGTCGCCCGGCGCTGTATGCCACCACCAAGGCCTTCCTGGACGACCTCGGGCTGCGCACGCTGGACGAGCTGCCGCCGCTGGAAGACGCCCAGGCACAGGCACAGGCCGCCTTGCTGGAGCAGCAGGCGATCAATTTCGAGGACCTGGCGGCGAACAAGCCGGCCAGCGCCGACGAGGAAGCCTTTGCCGAGCCGGCGCCCGTGGGCGAAGGCGAAACTGCCGCGCCTGAAGACAGCGCCAATGGCTTTGACGCGCAGCCGCTGCCGGCTGATGCCGAGGCCGGTGCGGGCGATGCCACCGAACCGGCCGCAACCCCTGCGGACGGGGCGCGGGACCAGCTGCCTGACGACGGCACCCCGCCGCACCCGAGCGAGCGCGTGCCGAACTGA